The proteins below are encoded in one region of Synechococcus sp. MU1643:
- the glyQ gene encoding glycine--tRNA ligase subunit alpha, translated as MHFQDIISTLNRFWADQGCLLLQPYDTEKGAGTMSPHTVLRAIGPEPWAVAYPEPCRRPTDGRYGDNPNRAQHYFQYQVLIKPSPDGIQETYLASLEALGIKPADHDIRFVEDNWESPTLGAWGVGWEVWLDGMEVTQFTYFQQCGGIDCKPVSIEITYGLERLAMYLQDVESIWDLSWNSERSYGEIWLPFEKGQCHFNFEASNPERLKQLFAIYEAEAADLIEKQLPAPALDFVLKCSHTFNLLEARGVISVTERTATICRIRNLARKVAEAWLAEREALGFPLLKGGTLETAA; from the coding sequence GTGCATTTTCAGGACATCATCAGCACGCTCAACCGGTTCTGGGCGGACCAGGGGTGTCTGTTGCTGCAGCCCTACGACACTGAGAAGGGTGCTGGCACCATGAGCCCCCACACGGTGCTCCGGGCTATTGGGCCTGAGCCTTGGGCCGTGGCCTATCCCGAACCCTGCCGTCGCCCCACCGACGGCCGTTATGGCGATAACCCCAACCGCGCCCAGCACTACTTCCAATACCAGGTGCTGATCAAGCCATCCCCAGACGGCATCCAGGAGACCTATCTGGCGTCACTGGAGGCGCTGGGCATCAAGCCCGCTGACCACGACATTCGTTTTGTTGAAGACAACTGGGAGTCGCCGACCCTGGGCGCCTGGGGTGTGGGCTGGGAAGTGTGGCTCGACGGTATGGAGGTAACCCAGTTCACCTATTTCCAGCAATGCGGCGGCATCGATTGCAAGCCCGTTTCGATTGAAATCACCTACGGCCTAGAGAGGCTGGCGATGTACCTGCAAGACGTGGAGAGCATTTGGGATCTCAGCTGGAACAGCGAGCGCAGCTACGGCGAGATCTGGCTGCCGTTTGAAAAGGGGCAGTGCCACTTCAACTTCGAGGCCTCCAATCCCGAGCGGCTCAAGCAGTTGTTCGCCATCTACGAGGCGGAAGCTGCTGATCTGATCGAGAAGCAACTGCCCGCACCGGCCTTGGATTTCGTTCTGAAGTGCAGCCACACCTTCAACCTGCTGGAGGCCCGTGGCGTGATTTCCGTGACGGAGCGCACGGCCACCATCTGCCGTATCCGCAACCTGGCCCGCAAGGTGGCCGAGGCTTGGTTGGCGGAACGGGAGGCCCTTGGTTTCCCGTTGCTGAAGGGGGGAACTCTCGAGACAGCGGCCTAA
- the ubiE gene encoding bifunctional demethylmenaquinone methyltransferase/2-methoxy-6-polyprenyl-1,4-benzoquinol methylase UbiE, with protein MKPGDPAAVEQLFDAVAPRYDRLNDVLSFGLHRQWKRQLVRALKPVAGEHWLDLCCGTGDLALELGRCVRPAGAVTGLDAAAAPLERARQRQRQQPWLPVTFQQGDALQTGLPSACADGAVMAYGLRNLADPLQGLNELHRLLKPGGRAGVLDFNRLPQSGAAAAFQRFYLRRFVVPAAASVGLREEYAYLEKSLERFPAGPEQERLARQAGFSEATHRSLVAGQMGALILSA; from the coding sequence ATGAAGCCTGGTGACCCCGCGGCGGTGGAACAGCTGTTTGACGCTGTGGCTCCCCGCTATGACCGCCTCAACGATGTGCTCAGTTTCGGGTTGCATCGTCAGTGGAAACGTCAGTTGGTGCGCGCCCTTAAGCCGGTGGCAGGAGAGCATTGGCTTGATCTGTGCTGCGGCACTGGGGATCTGGCCTTGGAGCTGGGGCGCTGTGTTCGCCCCGCTGGTGCGGTGACCGGTCTGGATGCCGCCGCCGCTCCCCTGGAGCGGGCTCGCCAGCGTCAGCGTCAGCAGCCCTGGTTGCCGGTGACCTTCCAGCAGGGGGATGCTCTGCAAACAGGCTTGCCCAGTGCCTGCGCTGATGGTGCCGTGATGGCTTACGGCTTGCGCAATCTGGCGGACCCCCTGCAGGGGCTGAATGAATTGCACCGGTTGCTGAAGCCCGGCGGGCGCGCCGGGGTGCTGGATTTCAACCGTCTCCCCCAAAGCGGAGCGGCTGCCGCCTTTCAACGCTTCTATCTGCGTCGCTTCGTGGTGCCCGCTGCCGCCTCTGTGGGGTTACGGGAGGAGTACGCCTACCTGGAAAAGAGTTTGGAGCGCTTTCCTGCGGGGCCTGAACAGGAGCGGCTGGCACGGCAGGCGGGTTTTTCTGAAGCGACCCACCGCTCGCTGGTGGCCGGACAGATGGGGGCCTTGATCCTCAGCGCATGA